The following proteins are co-located in the Heptranchias perlo isolate sHepPer1 chromosome 30, sHepPer1.hap1, whole genome shotgun sequence genome:
- the LOC137300174 gene encoding interferon alpha-21-like: MDLASVWRFWIVWVLFSGTLSLGCERLQLQQVLNRETLRKLNEMGGAFPRQCVKERLSLKTKSLNLVKLSGGLQTQDRIQIVHQTLRHFIKIYSMNLDSVTWPQDKVENFRLLLDRQLEELEECVKKPGSESRPRRNAAIHKYFRKLEKFLKQKRFSDCAWEIIRAETRARLQQILFITAQIRRRN; the protein is encoded by the exons ATGGATTTGGCGAGTGTTTGGAGATTTTGGATTGTGTGGGTTTTGTTTTCCGGGACCCTGAGTCTGGGCTGTGAGAGGCTGCAGTTACAGCAAGTTCTCAACAGAGAGACTCTGAGGAAACTGAATGAAATG GGCGGTGCCTTTCCCCGTCAGTGTGTTAAAGAGAGGCTCTCGCTGAAAACCAAGTCCTTGAACCTGGTGAAACTTTCAGGGGGGTTACAG ACCCAGGACAGGATCCAGATTGTCCATCAGACACTGCGCCACTTCATCAAGATCTACAGCATGAACCTGGACTCAGTCACATGGCCCCAGGACAAGGTGGAAAACTTCCGGCTTCTCCTGGATCGGCAGCTCGAAGAGCTGGAGGAATGTGTCAAGAAACCGGGCTCAGAGTCCAGGCCCAGGAGAAACGCCGCCATTCACAAATACTTCAGGAAACTGGAAAAGTTTCTCAAACAGAAG AGATTCAGTGACTGCGCCTGGGAAATAATCCGCGCCGAGACCAGGGCCCGTTTACAACAGATCCTTTTCATAACGGCACAAATCAGAAGAAGAAACTGA